In the genome of Geotrypetes seraphini chromosome 16, aGeoSer1.1, whole genome shotgun sequence, one region contains:
- the LOC117350465 gene encoding olfactory receptor 1509-like: MAVRNETRVTHFILLGLSSNPDLQIIFFVMFLVMYLLVIAGNLLIMITIYVDSQLHTPMYFFLCNLSLIDLSISTVTVPRALALFLLLSKTISFVDCMTQLFFLHFVGGTECLHLVLMAYDRYVAICNPLRYTTIMNRQTCLLLVASTWAGGFFHSFSQSLPIILLPFCGPNELDHFLCDGQPLSMLACSSTVISETVDIVNSGSLALSCFLVLVISYTYIISTILKIHSGEGRQKAFSTCATHLLVVILYYGPIVFIYMRPSVTFAIDKPLAVFYSIVTPFLNPIIYTLRNEKARKAMKKLGNRKISCMRKHIN; encoded by the coding sequence ATGGCAGTCCGGAATGAAACCAGAGTCACACATTTCATCCTTCTCGGACTTTCCAGTAATCCAGACTTACAGATAATATTTTTTGTGATGTTTCTAGTGATGTACTTGCTCGTTATAGCTGGGAATCTTCTCATTATGATAACCATATATGTGGACTCTCAACTGCACACTCCTATGTACTTCTTCCTTTGCAACTTGTCTTTAATAGATTTGAGCATTTCCACAGTCACTGTTCCCAGGGCCTTGGCTCTCTTTCTCTTGTTGAGCAAAACTATTTCGTTTGTTGATTGCATGACCCAATTGTTTTTCTTGCATTTTGTCGGAGGTACAGAATGCCTTCACCTGGTCCTGATGGCTTATGACCGCTATGTTGCCATCTGCAATCCTTTGCGTTATACCACAATAATGAACAGACAAACCTGTCTCTTGCTGGTAGCTTCTACATGGGCAGGAGGTTTCTTTCATTCCTTTTCACAATCACTTCCAATAATCCTGCTGCCGTTCTGTGGTCCTAATGAGTTAGATCATTTCCTTTGTGATGGCCAACCCTTATCTATGTTGGCTTGCTCTAGTACCGTTATTAGTGAAACCGTGGATATAGTCAACAGTGGATCTTTAGCCCTCAGCTGTTTCTTGGTGCTGGTCATATCTTACACCTACATCATCTCCACTATCTTAAAAATTCACTCAGGTGAGGGGAGGCAGAAAGCTTTCTCTACTTGTGCCACCCACCTACTGGTGGTCATTTTGTATTATGGTCCTATTGTTTTCATCTACATGAGACCTTCAGTGACATTTGCAATTGATAAACCACTTGCTGTTTTTTACAGCATCGTGACCCCTTTTTTAAATCCCATTATTTATACTCTCAGAAATGAGAAGGCAAGAAAAGCCATGAAGAAGCTGGGAAATAGGAAaatctcttgtatgaggaaacacATAAACTGA
- the LOC117350466 gene encoding olfactory receptor 1509-like, giving the protein MAVRNETRVTHFILLGLSNNPDLQILFFVLFLVMYLLIIAGNLLIMTTIYVDSQLHTPMYFLLCNLSLIDLSISTVTVPRALALFLLLKNTISFRDCMTQLFFLHLIAGAEGIHLVLMAYDRYVAICNPLRYTTIMNRQTCLLLVASTWAGGFFHSISQSLPIILLPFCGPNELDHFLCDGQPLSMLACSSTVISEIVDIVNSGFLALSCFLVLVISYTYIISTILKVHSGEGRQKAFSTCATHLLVVILYYGPIVFIYMRPSVTFTIDKPLAVFYSIVTPFLNPIIYTLRNERARKAMKKLGSRKISCMRKHIN; this is encoded by the coding sequence ATGGCAGTCCGGAATGAAACCAGAGTCACACATTTCATCCTTCTCGGACTTTCTAATAATCCAGACTTACAGATATTATTCTTTGTGCTCTTTCTAGTGATGTACCTGCTCATTATAGCTGGGAATCTCCTCATTATGACAACCATATATGTGGACTCTCAACTGCACACTCCCATGTACTTCCTCCTTTGCAACTTGTCTTTAATAGATTTGAGCATTTCCACAGTCACTGTCCCCAGGGCCTTGGCTCTCTTTCTTTTGCTAAAAAACACAATCTCTTTCAGAGACTGTATGACTCAGTTGTTTTTCTTGCATTTAATTGCAGGTGCAGAAGGCATTCACCTGGTCCTGATGGCTTATGACCGCTATGTTGCCATCTGCAATCCTTTACGTTATACCACAATAATGAACAGACAAACCTGTCTCTTGCTGGTAGCGTCTACATGGGCAGGAGGTTTCTTTCATTCCATTTCACAATCACTTCCAATAATCCTGCTGCCATTCTGTGGTCCTAATGAGTTAGATCATTTCCTTTGTGATGGCCAACCCTTATCTATGTTGGCTTGCTCTAGTACCGTTATTAGTGAAATCGTAGATATAGTCAACAGTGGATTTTTGGCCCTCAGTTGTTTCTTAGTTCTGGTCATATCTTATACCTACATCATCTCCACTATCTTAAAAGTTCACTCAGGTGAGGGAAGGCAAAAAGCTTTCTCAACTTGTGCCACCCACCTACTGGTGGTCATTTTGTATTATGGTCCCATTGTTTTCATCTACATGAGACCTTCAGTGACATTTACAATTGATAAACCACTTGCTGTTTTTTACAGCATTGTGACCCCTTTTTTAAATCCCATTATTTATACTCTCAGAAATGAGAGGGCAAGAAAAGCCATGAAGAAACTGGGAAGTAGGAAaatctcttgtatgaggaaacacATAAACTGA
- the LOC117350464 gene encoding olfactory receptor 1509-like, producing the protein MAVRNETRVTQFILLGLSSKPDVQIAFFLLFLVMYMGTIAGNLLIMTTIYVDFQLHTPMYFFLSTLSFIDLGLSTVTVPRTLVLFLSERKTISFSDCLAQMFFFHFIGGTECFHLVLMAYDRYVAICNPLRYTTIMSRRACVLLVFSTWVCGFIHSCGQTLPILQLYFCGPNEIDHFFCEGHALSVLACSSTFFSEIADWANSGIVAVGCFSVLVVSYAYIISTVLKIPSAEGRQKAFSTCASHLTVVTLFFGPIVYLYLRPSVIIDTDKLLSVFYATITPLLNPCIYTFRNEKVRNVLKKLGSRKVSSLWTYKK; encoded by the coding sequence ATGGCAGTGAGGAACGAAACCAGAGTGACACaattcatcctcctcggactTTCTAGCAAGCCAGATGTACAGATAGCATTCTTTCTGCTGTTTCTAGTGATGTACATGGGCACCATCGCTGGGAATCTTCTCATTATGACAACCATATATGTGGATTTTCAACTGCACACGCCCATGTACTTCTTCCTCAGTACCTTGTCTTTCATCGATTTGGGTCTTTCCACAGTCACTGTCCCCAGAACTCTTGTTCTTtttctctcagagagaaaaacaaTTTCTTTCAGTGACTGTTTGGCTCAaatgtttttctttcatttcattgGAGGTACAGAATGCTTCCATCTGGTCCTGATGGCTTATGACCGCTATGTTGCCATCTGCAATCCTTTGCGCTATACCACAATAATGAGCAGACGAGCCTGTGTCCTGCTGGTGTTTTCTACATGGGTATGTGGTTTCATTCATAGCTGCGGTCAGACTTTACCAATACTTCAGCTGTACTTCTGTGGTCCTAACGAGATAGATCATTTCTTTTGCGAAGGCCATGCCTTATCTGTGTTGGCTTGCTCCAGTACATTTTTCAGTGAGATCGCAGATTGGGCCAACAGCGGAATTGTAGCCGTTGGTTGCTTCTCGGTGTTGGTTGTATCCTATGCATACATCATCTCCACTGTCTTAAAAATTCCATCAGCTGAAGGAAGGCAGAAAGCTTTCTCGACCTGTGCCTCCCATCTCACGGTGGTCACTTTGTTTTTTGGTCCCATTGTCTATCTCTACTTGAGACCATCAGTAATAATTGATACTGACAAATTACTCTCTGTTTTTTATGCGACCATCACCCCTTTGTTAAACCCCTGCATTTATACTTTTAGAAACGAGAAGGTGAGAAATGTCCTGAAGAAACTGGGAAGTAGGAAAGTGTCTTCTCTGTGGACGTATAAGAAATGA